The Arachis hypogaea cultivar Tifrunner chromosome 16, arahy.Tifrunner.gnm2.J5K5, whole genome shotgun sequence genome contains a region encoding:
- the LOC140180273 gene encoding uncharacterized protein has translation MKFIKRCWDEIGPEFTTAVMGFFNSFRLPTDSNIAWVALAPKFVGAKEIKDLRPISMVGVKWSFVDLVLQKMGFGHKWRAWVMECVATASMSVLINGSPSKPFKIERGLCINFDKSSLIPINCEEQWIQRMCNLLGCKGDTLPVKYLGISLGANPRLVKTWKPILDKVEEKLSLWEAKVLNKAGKLVLIKSVLNSLPVFYLSLFKMPKAVAEKLISLQRRFMWSKKDDRNGMALVRWEMEECPLWKKIVCSCNNLNSNELLSTQALPTRGGPWKDICQLHIMHERIRDKMVTSLSMEIGDGRRTQFWEDVWLLYGSLKDRFPRLFSVSNQCGSVMQVEALPEVVTSYSFTRTIWKGLVPPRVELFAWMCIYVVGVECLDIRIWLSMVLSGFDEKALSQLDRGIEE, from the exons ATGAAGTTCATTAAGAGATGCTGGGATGAGATTGGACCTGAATTTACGACAGCAGTGATGGGGTTCTTTAATTCTTTCAGGTTACCGACTGATAGCAATATTGCTTGGGTAGCATTGGCTCCAAAGTTCGTTGGTGCAAAGGAGATCAAAGACTTGAGACCTATTAGTATGGTGGG AGTCAAATGGAGCTTTGTGGACTTGGTATTACAAAAGATGGGCTTCGGGCATAAATGGAGAGCTTGGGTTATGGAGTGTGTGGCCACTGCATCTATGTCAGTATTGATAAATGGGTCACCATCTAAGCCTTTCAAAATCGAAAGAG GCCTCtgtattaattttgataagtcaAGTTTGATTCCGATTAATTGTGAAGAGCAGTGGATACAGCGTATGTGTAACCTTTTGGGTTGTAAGGGGGACACTCTCCCAGTTAAATACCTTGGGATATCCTTAGGAGCAAACccgaggttggtgaagacttggaaGCCTATTCTGGACAAAGTGGAGGAGAAACTAAGCTTGTGGGAAGCTAAAGTGCTAAACAAAGCTGGGAAGTTGGTGCTCATCAAATCAGTATTGAACAGTTTGCCAGTGTTCTATTTGAGTCTATTTAAGATGCCGAAAGCTGTTGCTGAGAAGTTGATTTCACTACAGAGAAGATTCATGTGGAGTAAGAAAGATGATAGGAATGGTATGGCATTAGTTAGATGGGAAATG GAAGAGTGCCCGTTGTGGAAGAAAATTGTATGTTCATGTAATAATCTGAATTCCAATGAGCTACTGTCAACTCAAGCACTACCTACAAGAGGAGGCCCATGGAAAGATATATGCCAGTTGCACATCATGCATGAACGTATAAGGGATAAGATGGTTACAAGTTTGTCCATGGAGATTGGTGATGGGCGACGGACTCAGTTTTGGGAGGATGTATGGCTACTATATGGATCTCTGAAAGACCGGTTCCCGAGgcttttctctgtttcaaaccaatgTGGATCC gtgatGCAGGTTGAAGCACTCCCAGAGGTGGTAACCAGCTACAGCTTCACAAGGACCATTTGGAAAGGTTTGGTTCCACCAAGAGTGGAGCTTTTTGCTTG GATGTGCATTTACGTGGTAGGTGTGGAGTGCTTGGATATCAGGATTTGGTTGTCAATGGTCTTATCCGGGTTTGATGAAAAAGCACTTTCTCAGTTGGACAGAGGAATCGAGGAGTAA
- the LOC112757660 gene encoding inositol transporter 1-like — protein MVADMCVSIKAGSSDYLEKHPERRISFSQNFYIIGVTFAAGIGGLLFGYDTGVISGALSYIKDDFEVVKNSSFLQELIVAMALIGAIFGAAIGGYINDSLGRKAATIVADICFAVGSLLIAVAPNPTLIIVGRFFVGLGVGFASVTAPMYIAEVSPSEIRGGLVSVNCLMITTGQFLSFVINYGLTRVPGTWRWMLGIAGTPAVIQLVLMVFLPESPRWLYLKNRKEEATNVLSRIYPSPRLEDEIDILEAHMEQEQKDKVKVKYSDVFKLKEIRVAFICGAGLQAFQQLTGISVIMYYSPTIIQLAGFKSNESALFLSLIVSAINAGGTIIGIYLIDIVGRKKLTLSSLIGVVGSLILLSASCYVRGHGNPGLVYGWLAVVGLALYIIFFAPGMGPVPWAVNTEIYPEEFRGICGGMSATINWVGSVIMSISFLSFVDAIGLGESFMILLAVACVAIVFVIFYMPETKGLTFEEVSNIWKEKAYGKDKNIESMVEQASLVPWAVNTEIYLEEFRGICGGMSAIIVIMSINFLSFMDAIGLACLLVALAKEKEETLMEKTVMSGDMCDMQ, from the exons ATGGTGGCTGATATGTGCGTGTCGATTAAAGCAGGAAGCTCTGATTATTTGGAGAAACATCCAGAGCGCAGAATATCATTTTCCCAAAATTTTTACATTATTGGAGTTACTTTTGCAGCTGGTATTGGTGGCCTTCTATTTGGTTATGATACTG GTGTGATATCTGGCGCTCTCTCGTACATAAAAGATGATTTTGAAGTTGTAAAGAACAGTAGTTTTCTTCAG GAACTAATAGTTGCCATGGCCTTAATTGGTGCAATTTTCGGTGCCGCCATTGGTGGTTACATTAATGATTCTTTAGGGCGTAAGGCTGCCACTATTGTGGCAGATATTTGTTTCGCAGTAGGATCACTCTTGATCGCCGTCGCACCAAATCCCACTCTTATCATAGTTGGCCGGTTTTTTGTTGGCCTAGGTGTAGGTTTTGCCTCTGTTACTGCTCCTATGTATATCGCAGAAGTATCACCGTCTGAAATAAGAGGTGGATTAGTTAGTGTCAATTGTCTTATGATCACAACTGGCCAATTTCTTTCCTTTGTCATCAATTATGGTTTGACTAGA GTTCCTGGAACATGGCGTTGGATGCTTGGAATTGCAGGTACACCAGCTGTTATTCAGTTGGTTCTTATGGTCTTTCTTCCTGAGTCCCCCAGATGGCTATATTTGAAG AATAGGAAGGAGGAGGCCACCAATGTTCTTTCTAGGATATACCCATCTCCTCGGTTGGAGGACGAAATAGATATTCTTGAAGCTCACATGGAGCAAGAACAAAAGGataaggtcaaagttaaatacaGTGATGTATTTAAGTTGAAAGAAATCAGAGTTGCGTTCATATGTGGCGCTGGACTTCAAGCATTCCAACAACTTACCGGTATTAGTGTTATAATGTACTATAGCCCAACAATCATTCAATTGGCTGGCTTCAAATCAAACGAATCGGCTTTGTTCTTATCCCTCATTGTTTCTGCAATTAATGCCGGTGGCACAATTATTGGAATTTACCTTATTGACATTGTAGGGCGAAAGAAGCTTACACTTAGTAGCTTAATAGGTGTGGTTGGATCGTTAATCCTACTCTCTGCTTCATGTTATGTTAGAGGACATGGCAACCCGGGTTTAGTTTATGGATGGCTTGCTGTTGTGGGTTTGGCTTtgtatattatattctttgcACCTGGAATGGGTCCTGTTCCTTGGGCTGTGAACACAGAGATATACCCTGAAGAGTTTAGAGGAATATGTGGTGGCATGTCTGCAACAATTAATTGGGTTGGTAGTGTCATCATGTCTATTAGCTTCCTTTCTTTTGTGGATGCTATTGGGCTTGGTGAGAGTTTTATGATTCTTTTGGCTGTTGCTTGTGTTGCAAtagtttttgtgattttctatATGCCAGAGACAAAAGGATTGACTTTTGAAGAAGTTTCAAATATTTGGAAGGAGAAAGCCTATGGAAAAGATAAAAACATAGAGAGCATGGTTGAGCAAGCAA GTCTTGTTCCTTGGGCTGTGAACACTGAGATATACCTTGAAGAGTTTAGAGGAATTTGTGGTGGCATGTCTGCAATAATTGTCATCATGTCTATTAACTTCCTTTCTTTTATGGATGCGATTGGGCTTG CGTGCTTACTGGTAGCTTTGGCCAAAGAAAAGGAGGAAACGTTAATGGAGAAGACAGTGATGAGTGGTGACATGTGTGATATGCAATAG